The following are from one region of the Methanomassiliicoccales archaeon LGM-DZ1 genome:
- a CDS encoding iron ABC transporter permease: MSLREEYGRSCHRKVLFTAGLVLLAILSFFLTLGFGVYDISLVHSWEVFIGHLTDNIADPDGDYYIWGEYIGRVSRAIGAIFVGAALSVAGAVMQTDFKNPLAEPYTMGIASGAFLGAVLFLVDGFSVLPFVDDNLALVANSFVMSLVPTAIIVIVGFFRKMTPTMMILTGIAVMFLFSSICQLILVTAPSENLSDAYSWRVGSLSRITWDNLPYIASVSSVLMVLTYLFSGKLNVLYAGDRSAQTLGENAGNVRIVTLILVSLLTASVVCFVGTIGFIGLVGPHVARIFVGSNNRYLLPASASFGAAFIILADTLAKISGPNGLPVGVISSMVGGPLFIWILIRQRKSAWA; encoded by the coding sequence TTGAGCCTGAGGGAGGAATATGGCAGGAGCTGCCACCGTAAAGTGCTCTTCACGGCAGGTCTGGTACTGCTGGCAATTCTATCGTTCTTCCTGACCCTGGGATTCGGTGTCTATGATATCTCCCTCGTGCACTCATGGGAGGTCTTCATTGGGCACCTGACGGACAACATCGCCGATCCGGACGGCGACTATTACATCTGGGGAGAGTACATAGGAAGGGTTTCACGCGCCATCGGGGCGATCTTCGTGGGCGCCGCGCTTTCGGTCGCGGGCGCGGTCATGCAGACCGATTTCAAGAACCCGCTCGCCGAGCCGTACACCATGGGGATCGCATCTGGCGCCTTCCTCGGCGCAGTGCTGTTCCTCGTTGACGGTTTCTCCGTATTGCCGTTCGTCGATGACAATCTGGCACTAGTGGCAAATTCTTTCGTCATGTCGCTCGTTCCGACGGCCATCATCGTCATCGTGGGGTTCTTCAGAAAGATGACGCCGACAATGATGATACTCACCGGGATCGCCGTAATGTTCCTGTTCAGCTCCATTTGCCAGTTAATCCTGGTGACCGCGCCTTCCGAGAACCTTTCTGATGCCTATTCATGGCGTGTCGGCTCGTTATCCAGGATCACGTGGGACAATCTGCCGTACATCGCGTCCGTATCATCGGTGCTGATGGTCCTCACCTACCTGTTCTCAGGAAAGCTCAACGTCCTCTATGCCGGGGACCGCAGCGCCCAGACCTTGGGGGAGAATGCAGGGAACGTCAGGATCGTCACTCTAATCCTCGTTTCGCTCCTGACCGCTTCGGTCGTCTGCTTCGTCGGGACGATCGGGTTCATAGGTCTCGTGGGGCCACACGTGGCCAGGATCTTCGTCGGTTCCAACAACCGCTATCTCCTGCCCGCCTCTGCCTCCTTCGGGGCCGCCTTCATCATACTGGCAGATACCCTGGCGAAGATTTCCGGTCCGAACGGGCTTCCTGTAGGGGTGATCAGCTCGATGGTCGGTGGACCTCTCTTCATCTGGATCCTCATCCGCCAGCGCAAAAGCGCATGGGCCTGA
- a CDS encoding CBS domain-containing protein, giving the protein MAATVGDYMVRDVQYVAPNMTVEEVKDRLINSNFHGFPVVENGYLLGYVTAKELLRYMDTPKAKLRSVMSRGTLCVIPSMSIDDATRVLFRYGLRNLPVVDEEKRLVGIISNIDIVRSQIEKSRPGKVMNVKNFMEQQNGITMRIHNEEIPIDQMIPTQKEVYMDELVGRQYEIKRGLNEPLIVIKRHNGYLVVDGHHRVMAAKRLGMKTFKCIVLEPNNLDIPLGLETTAERWGLHTLDDVKIIEGSKHPFMEVTTMLLPKEQAENINQILMERMEEDPGPGVPSPLSPRVMKRPAAKKEPKTQDPAEDAAEPPKKKARPSSRKTPAKAKAKKA; this is encoded by the coding sequence ATGGCAGCGACAGTCGGCGATTACATGGTTCGCGACGTCCAGTACGTCGCGCCGAACATGACCGTTGAGGAAGTGAAGGACAGGCTCATCAACTCGAACTTCCACGGTTTCCCCGTGGTCGAGAACGGCTATCTCCTGGGATATGTCACCGCCAAGGAGCTGCTCCGCTACATGGACACTCCCAAGGCGAAGCTCCGCTCCGTCATGTCCCGCGGGACCCTCTGCGTCATACCCTCGATGAGCATCGACGATGCCACCCGCGTTCTCTTCCGCTACGGGCTGCGGAACCTCCCTGTCGTGGACGAGGAGAAACGCCTGGTCGGCATCATCTCGAACATCGACATCGTGAGGTCCCAGATCGAGAAATCCCGCCCCGGGAAGGTCATGAACGTTAAGAACTTCATGGAGCAGCAGAACGGCATCACCATGAGGATCCACAATGAGGAGATCCCCATCGACCAGATGATCCCCACCCAGAAAGAGGTGTACATGGATGAGCTCGTCGGCCGCCAGTACGAGATCAAGAGAGGCCTGAACGAGCCCCTTATCGTCATCAAGAGGCACAACGGCTATCTGGTTGTGGACGGGCACCACCGCGTGATGGCCGCTAAGCGCCTGGGCATGAAGACCTTCAAATGCATCGTCCTCGAGCCCAACAACCTCGACATCCCGCTGGGACTGGAGACCACTGCCGAGAGGTGGGGCCTTCACACGCTGGACGACGTGAAGATCATCGAGGGCTCCAAGCACCCGTTCATGGAGGTCACCACCATGCTCCTGCCCAAGGAGCAGGCGGAGAACATCAACCAGATCCTCATGGAGAGGATGGAGGAGGACCCGGGGCCCGGCGTCCCCTCACCCCTCTCGCCGAGGGTCATGAAGAGGCCTGCAGCGAAGAAGGAACCGAAGACCCAGGATCCTGCGGAAGATGCGGCGGAACCTCCCAAGAAGAAGGCCAGGCCGTCCTCCAGGAAAACGCCTGCGAAGGCTAAGGCCAAGAAGGCCTGA
- a CDS encoding iron ABC transporter permease, whose product MGISAIESSEDIKIVYRHQIARRILLLAFCIAAMILFIGMFSLAEYDSISISETYKIIWNHLMGTTYDVHSEDITERRYFWADRFIWNTIMPHICAAILAGGGLAVCGALMQAIMNNPLADPYSTGISSGAAFGAVAAIISGISISTVEGEMGIVTNAFVGAMIPAVIVIILSQRINMTPATLILLGTAVSYFFNSLTTYVMVTADADTLKSAYLWQVGSLDSIDWNGTYVMAAVTIVGSIIVLLLSNILNVMSLGDNSAKSLGIDVHKFRIICLTLMAVMTAAIVSFTGILGFIGLVSPHIVRLVIGSDNKFVIPVSIVVGSFLLLLSDYLAFQLSDIPVGVILSIIGSPVFFLLIVFQGRRTGAIY is encoded by the coding sequence ATGGGCATTTCTGCAATCGAATCAAGCGAGGACATAAAGATCGTATACCGCCACCAGATCGCTAGACGCATCCTCCTTCTGGCGTTCTGCATAGCCGCGATGATCCTTTTCATCGGGATGTTCTCGCTGGCAGAATATGATTCGATCTCGATCTCCGAGACATACAAGATCATCTGGAACCACCTCATGGGCACCACCTATGACGTCCACAGCGAGGACATCACCGAAAGGAGATACTTCTGGGCGGATCGTTTCATCTGGAACACGATCATGCCGCACATCTGCGCAGCCATCCTGGCTGGCGGGGGGCTGGCTGTATGCGGGGCCCTTATGCAGGCCATCATGAACAATCCGCTTGCCGATCCCTACAGCACAGGCATATCATCTGGGGCTGCCTTCGGTGCTGTGGCGGCCATCATATCGGGGATATCCATCTCCACCGTGGAAGGAGAGATGGGCATCGTGACCAATGCATTCGTCGGGGCCATGATTCCGGCGGTCATCGTGATCATCTTGTCTCAGAGGATCAATATGACCCCGGCGACGCTCATCCTCCTGGGAACTGCTGTTTCCTATTTCTTCAACTCCCTGACCACTTATGTTATGGTCACCGCAGATGCCGATACCCTGAAATCGGCCTACCTGTGGCAGGTCGGTTCGCTCGACAGCATCGATTGGAACGGAACGTACGTCATGGCGGCAGTGACCATCGTGGGAAGCATCATCGTCCTGCTGCTGTCCAACATACTCAACGTGATGTCGCTGGGCGACAACAGCGCCAAGAGCCTGGGGATAGATGTCCATAAATTCCGCATCATCTGCCTGACCCTGATGGCGGTGATGACAGCGGCCATCGTCTCCTTCACCGGCATCCTCGGGTTCATCGGGCTGGTATCTCCTCATATCGTGAGATTGGTCATCGGATCGGACAACAAGTTCGTGATACCGGTCTCTATCGTTGTGGGGTCATTCCTGCTCCTGCTCTCCGATTATCTTGCGTTCCAACTTTCCGACATCCCCGTAGGCGTGATACTCAGCATCATCGGGAGCCCGGTGTTCTTCCTCCTGATCGTGTTCCAGGGGCGCAGGACGGGGGCGATCTATTGA
- a CDS encoding amino acid carrier protein: protein MDSLYSIDDYIWYIAFAVIAAIGVLATVLLRGVQFRGLGEMVRTTFDLNKTPRPGKISSFHVFCMSMGSRIGVGNIAGPVTAIIAGGAGAIFWMWVFAAIGMATSFLETTIGQIYKTPKEDGGFRGGPAYTMFHGLGMKKLGLALAFIMILMYLVGYVSGEAVSMAEALNGLFDEHDIDGQWFTAIFITSLAAVIVFLGVYRVADMSVWIVPAMALGWFVMCIVSIALSGDGILDAFGSIFGDALSPPSVIGGGIGTAIMWGLRRGVWSNEAGIGTITNLSSIADVKHPAQQGYTQAFGVLVDTLVSTLTALVFLSYADVGAFIGGDGDSIDCLQEVFKDTIGSGLAPALLTVFMFVFAFTCLMSDIVVAEGNLLMFGDHKAAKLGLKLLVIIVVFVFSWISSDYAFIALDVMMAVCAFFNAYLILKLYRRGAEAFRDYRRQKKEGVEEPVFDPSCLSDQSGITAWKKED, encoded by the coding sequence GTGGATTCGCTTTATTCGATCGACGATTACATCTGGTACATCGCCTTTGCTGTAATAGCCGCCATCGGGGTCCTCGCCACTGTCCTCCTCAGAGGGGTCCAGTTCCGCGGGCTCGGGGAGATGGTGCGCACAACCTTCGACCTGAACAAAACACCCCGCCCGGGGAAGATCTCCTCGTTCCATGTCTTCTGCATGAGCATGGGCTCGCGCATCGGCGTCGGCAATATTGCCGGGCCGGTGACGGCCATCATCGCCGGCGGGGCCGGAGCGATCTTCTGGATGTGGGTGTTCGCCGCCATCGGCATGGCCACGAGCTTCCTGGAGACCACCATCGGCCAGATCTACAAGACGCCGAAAGAGGACGGAGGATTCCGCGGAGGCCCGGCCTACACCATGTTCCACGGGCTCGGCATGAAGAAGCTCGGCCTGGCCCTGGCGTTCATCATGATCCTGATGTACCTCGTAGGGTACGTCTCCGGCGAGGCCGTGTCCATGGCCGAGGCGCTCAACGGCCTCTTCGACGAGCACGACATCGACGGACAGTGGTTCACTGCGATCTTCATCACCTCCCTGGCCGCGGTGATCGTGTTCCTCGGCGTGTACCGCGTGGCCGACATGTCGGTATGGATCGTCCCGGCCATGGCGCTCGGCTGGTTCGTCATGTGCATCGTGTCCATCGCCCTCAGCGGCGACGGCATACTCGACGCGTTCGGCAGCATCTTCGGCGACGCCCTCTCCCCGCCGTCAGTCATCGGCGGAGGGATCGGAACAGCGATCATGTGGGGCCTCAGGAGGGGAGTGTGGTCCAACGAAGCAGGTATCGGCACCATCACCAACCTGTCCTCCATCGCCGATGTCAAGCACCCTGCCCAGCAGGGCTACACCCAGGCGTTCGGCGTCCTGGTCGACACCCTGGTCAGCACCCTGACCGCCCTTGTCTTCCTGTCCTATGCGGACGTGGGAGCGTTCATCGGCGGGGACGGAGACTCCATCGATTGCCTCCAGGAGGTCTTCAAGGACACCATCGGAAGCGGTCTCGCGCCGGCGCTGCTGACCGTGTTCATGTTCGTCTTCGCGTTCACCTGCCTCATGTCCGACATAGTGGTGGCCGAGGGCAACCTGCTCATGTTCGGGGACCATAAGGCGGCCAAGCTGGGGCTCAAGCTGCTGGTGATCATCGTCGTCTTCGTCTTCAGCTGGATCTCCTCGGATTACGCGTTCATCGCGCTCGACGTGATGATGGCGGTCTGCGCGTTCTTCAACGCCTACCTGATCCTGAAGCTGTACCGCCGCGGCGCAGAGGCCTTCCGGGATTACCGGAGGCAGAAGAAGGAGGGCGTGGAGGAGCCCGTCTTCGACCCCTCGTGCCTTTCCGACCAGAGCGGGATAACCGCCTGGAAGAAGGAAGACTGA
- a CDS encoding DUF362 domain-containing protein, with translation MASKVYFTEGTAPEDALKAFRALGKELPGKIAIKVHSGEEGNQNYLAPDFWRPTVKAAGGTVVECNTAYPGERDSTEKHRKLIHEHGWDTFDFDLMDAEGPDDVLEIPDGNVIKKDYVGKNLKNYDSLLVLAHFKGHPMGGFGGALKQLSIGCASSHGKAYIHGAGSPDGDYFSTEQDLFLESMADAASAVVRRFNGNLAFVSVMKNLSVDCDCVAEAEDPCMKDIGTLASPDPVAIDQACLDLVYTSKDPGRDHLVERIERQHGIHTVEAAEALGIGSRKYELIRI, from the coding sequence ATGGCATCCAAGGTCTATTTCACCGAAGGCACGGCACCCGAGGACGCCTTGAAGGCGTTCAGGGCGCTCGGCAAAGAGCTTCCCGGGAAGATCGCGATCAAGGTCCACTCGGGGGAGGAGGGAAACCAGAACTACCTGGCCCCGGATTTCTGGCGGCCGACGGTGAAGGCCGCCGGCGGCACCGTGGTCGAGTGCAACACCGCCTACCCGGGCGAGAGGGACAGCACCGAGAAGCACCGGAAGCTAATCCATGAGCACGGCTGGGACACGTTCGACTTCGACCTCATGGACGCCGAGGGCCCGGACGATGTCCTGGAGATCCCCGACGGGAATGTCATCAAGAAGGACTATGTCGGGAAGAACCTGAAGAACTACGACTCCCTGCTGGTGCTGGCACATTTCAAGGGGCACCCCATGGGAGGGTTCGGCGGAGCGCTCAAGCAGCTGTCCATCGGCTGCGCCTCATCCCACGGGAAGGCCTACATCCACGGCGCGGGAAGCCCCGACGGAGACTACTTCTCCACTGAGCAGGACCTCTTCCTGGAGTCCATGGCAGACGCGGCGTCGGCCGTGGTCCGCCGCTTCAATGGGAACCTGGCCTTCGTCAGCGTGATGAAGAACCTCTCCGTCGACTGCGACTGCGTCGCAGAAGCGGAGGATCCCTGCATGAAGGACATCGGCACCCTGGCCTCGCCGGACCCTGTTGCCATCGACCAGGCCTGCCTGGACCTCGTTTACACGTCGAAGGACCCGGGAAGAGACCATTTGGTGGAGAGGATCGAGCGCCAGCACGGCATCCATACAGTGGAGGCCGCAGAGGCCCTAGGCATCGGCTCCAGGAAGTACGAGCTGATCAGGATCTGA
- a CDS encoding InlB B-repeat-containing protein — MEKKLLYAIIIGVIAVVAVSAAAVVISSDDDHDDNNGGDSTLAVSVSDLNDAKLKIFGNADGDGDIDQDDVDAIQKLIDDSGYLAMADADGDGDIDEDDLNIIKAVVDWKDGDAQVSLLNVNYHDTDGNGTMDTELVSTKFPVTSAIMTASSNDALLVYMLDKTDIIHGASYSYSAKSAYASMDITLFGDNLLDTSKVAKIGSSSTSIPIEDGTTSSGTAYTGSSKIIKDYGVTAVITDWNRTYITNESEYEKTGVDVIRVAAASLDKDVYTNSILTLGFFTQSLSKAAEVVSAYDAAFESIDSKVSGISDSDKVSAVASSMSGYISSGGSDYTDVIVRAGAKFALEGYDFGSSASVKPSPDHLDIYQNYSFDYIVHLRTVAGYATSTDDGLSYAQSVYKTYSDSFNLWENYGISGSQILVSGCVPVPVRVALTAYALYGSSDYSDIFTLTWANEISQSFINLFSGDAANLTAGELTLVINSSDDTYSTITYNMNGYTNSPLNPTKYREGAKVTLSDPILSDDKHFDGWYTDSEFTTKFGGITADTTGDIVIYAKVVDGFTVTFDAQNGASDAVTKVSYADGSTVNVPLYKHGSSSYVDVPEYSGHTFLGWYTDSGEKYSFTTAETESFTLTAKWQVTEAANIYLKVLGNANKDLTIDVDDVAIINDIIAGTKTYDDYPYADANNDGKVDSTDLDLVNAMIAKTDGTTVYVDNLDRTGARTMTQITYPLDNIVFYGTNIIYPAMYVGAADHTAGYFGKLSYANSESALPSSGAKQLGTAARSITPADWKQFTTLASEKTIGAFVVDFSGISAITNTFQSDLDKGGIPMLSWGSADVSADAYSALTLAFLFGGDNAEIGEKYAQKTIDVIDAIAQKVSTMSDSEKQSYISLNMYIYICENDSTFNTSATTAGGVPYYTINKNFASKYAGKNSTKMDSTEALSNYTDVDKLINNRSIDFGTDVNDTIVSTWTHSNNGVSSEKYFSKYLEKLYYVNNLLPAGAKVAYMAYALYGDTLSGDSDSSTVFSKEWADSTLQYFIDMHLAPFQYDSDGTTAYQTVDSIVTVFGYSDYQAAKSA; from the coding sequence ATGGAAAAGAAGTTACTGTACGCCATCATCATCGGAGTCATCGCCGTCGTAGCGGTGTCCGCGGCGGCCGTTGTCATATCATCAGACGATGATCATGATGACAACAACGGGGGCGACAGCACCCTCGCAGTATCCGTCTCCGACCTGAATGATGCCAAACTCAAGATTTTCGGTAATGCCGACGGAGACGGCGACATCGATCAAGATGATGTCGACGCCATACAGAAGCTCATTGATGATTCGGGATACCTGGCCATGGCCGATGCCGACGGAGACGGCGACATCGATGAGGACGACCTGAACATCATCAAAGCGGTCGTTGACTGGAAAGACGGGGATGCTCAGGTCTCCCTCCTCAATGTCAACTATCATGACACCGACGGCAACGGGACAATGGACACAGAGCTTGTATCCACCAAGTTCCCGGTGACCTCAGCCATAATGACCGCTTCTAGCAACGATGCCCTGCTCGTCTACATGCTGGATAAGACAGACATCATTCATGGAGCTTCGTACAGTTACAGTGCCAAGAGTGCTTATGCCTCCATGGACATCACTCTCTTCGGAGACAACCTGCTGGACACCTCCAAGGTTGCCAAGATCGGAAGTTCGTCGACTTCAATCCCTATCGAGGACGGAACAACATCCAGCGGAACGGCGTACACTGGGTCTTCTAAGATCATCAAGGATTACGGCGTTACTGCAGTTATCACTGACTGGAACCGCACTTATATCACTAATGAAAGCGAATATGAGAAAACAGGTGTCGATGTCATCAGGGTCGCTGCGGCATCTCTCGATAAAGACGTTTACACCAACTCAATCCTCACACTCGGTTTCTTCACTCAATCGCTCAGCAAGGCCGCCGAAGTTGTATCTGCTTACGATGCGGCGTTCGAGAGCATTGATTCCAAGGTTTCCGGGATCTCTGATTCTGACAAGGTTTCTGCCGTTGCCTCCTCGATGAGCGGCTATATATCCAGCGGCGGTTCCGATTATACCGACGTCATCGTCAGGGCCGGAGCGAAATTCGCACTTGAAGGATATGATTTCGGCAGTTCTGCAAGCGTCAAGCCCAGCCCTGACCATCTAGACATCTATCAGAACTACAGTTTCGATTACATCGTCCATCTCAGGACCGTTGCCGGATATGCTACATCGACGGATGACGGTCTGAGTTACGCCCAATCTGTCTACAAGACATATTCTGACTCATTCAACCTCTGGGAGAACTACGGCATATCAGGAAGCCAGATTCTGGTGTCCGGATGCGTACCTGTGCCTGTAAGAGTAGCCCTGACGGCATACGCCCTATACGGCTCCTCCGATTATTCGGACATCTTCACCCTGACTTGGGCGAACGAGATCAGCCAGAGCTTCATCAACCTGTTCTCGGGAGACGCCGCCAATCTCACTGCCGGAGAACTGACTCTCGTCATCAACTCCAGCGATGACACGTATTCGACCATCACTTACAATATGAACGGATACACCAACAGTCCCCTCAACCCGACCAAGTACAGAGAGGGAGCCAAGGTAACTCTTTCCGATCCAATTCTCAGCGACGACAAGCATTTCGACGGCTGGTACACGGACTCTGAGTTCACCACCAAGTTCGGAGGAATCACAGCAGATACCACTGGCGATATTGTCATCTATGCCAAGGTTGTCGATGGGTTCACCGTGACATTCGATGCTCAGAACGGCGCATCAGACGCAGTCACGAAGGTTTCCTACGCCGATGGCTCTACTGTCAACGTTCCTCTGTATAAGCACGGAAGCAGCAGTTACGTCGATGTTCCTGAGTACAGCGGGCACACATTCCTGGGCTGGTACACCGACAGCGGGGAGAAGTACTCATTCACGACAGCCGAGACGGAGAGCTTCACGCTGACCGCCAAGTGGCAGGTCACCGAGGCTGCCAACATCTATCTGAAGGTCCTCGGGAACGCCAACAAGGACCTGACCATCGACGTTGATGACGTTGCCATTATCAATGACATCATCGCTGGAACGAAGACCTATGACGATTATCCATATGCGGATGCCAATAACGACGGCAAAGTGGACAGCACTGACCTCGATCTGGTCAACGCCATGATCGCCAAGACCGACGGCACCACTGTCTACGTGGACAATCTCGACAGGACCGGGGCCAGGACCATGACCCAGATCACATACCCGCTTGACAACATCGTCTTTTACGGGACCAACATAATCTATCCTGCAATGTACGTCGGAGCAGCCGACCACACTGCTGGGTACTTCGGGAAACTGTCCTATGCGAATTCGGAATCGGCGCTTCCCTCATCGGGAGCGAAACAGCTCGGCACAGCGGCAAGGTCGATCACCCCTGCAGATTGGAAGCAGTTTACCACACTTGCGAGCGAGAAGACCATCGGTGCGTTCGTCGTGGACTTCAGCGGCATTTCGGCGATCACCAACACGTTCCAGAGCGATCTTGACAAGGGAGGCATACCCATGCTCAGCTGGGGATCGGCAGATGTAAGTGCCGATGCATACTCTGCTCTCACTTTGGCCTTCCTCTTCGGAGGAGATAATGCGGAGATCGGCGAGAAATATGCGCAGAAGACTATCGATGTCATCGATGCGATCGCGCAGAAGGTCTCGACCATGTCCGACAGCGAGAAGCAGTCGTATATCTCGCTGAACATGTACATCTACATCTGTGAGAATGATTCGACGTTCAACACCAGTGCTACTACTGCCGGAGGTGTTCCTTACTACACCATCAACAAGAACTTCGCCAGCAAATATGCCGGAAAGAACTCAACGAAGATGGACAGTACCGAGGCATTGTCCAACTATACGGATGTGGACAAGCTGATAAACAACCGTTCGATTGATTTCGGCACAGATGTCAATGATACTATCGTCAGCACCTGGACACACTCGAATAATGGTGTCAGCTCAGAAAAGTACTTCTCCAAGTACCTCGAGAAACTGTACTATGTGAACAACCTCCTGCCTGCAGGAGCCAAAGTTGCATACATGGCTTACGCTCTTTACGGAGACACTCTTAGCGGAGATTCCGACAGCAGCACCGTGTTCTCCAAGGAGTGGGCGGACTCAACCCTGCAGTACTTCATCGATATGCATCTGGCGCCGTTCCAGTACGATTCTGACGGCACCACTGCTTATCAGACAGTGGACAGCATCGTGACTGTTTTTGGCTACAGCGACTATCAGGCAGCCAAGTCTGCTTGA